The uncultured Desulfobulbus sp. genome window below encodes:
- a CDS encoding methyl-accepting chemotaxis protein, whose translation MRPGRWIVAVEADKAEFSEAAERITRTNQQSIISLNLISAGAVIFTVLVWFFMAGSIVKPINLAVAGLKDVAEGEGDLTKRLASHGKNELGELAFWFNTFLEKLQTIVTRISNNAQHVGQAALDLTMISGGMADGANETSSSAHNGSVAAEEMSANLNAVAAAMEESTTNISMVANASEEMSSTFSGLNSIVEKANSVSVEAVQQAESAGEKMAILGEAAQAIGKVTETITEISEQTNLLALNATIEAARAGEAGKGFAVVANEIKELAKQTAESTLDIKKQIANIQSTTETTRVGVDAISTVIESVNDIVSSMATAVSDQSEATHNITNNIGQASIGLQEVNENVSQSSTVASQIALDITRVNTSAESISNSSSQVKTSAEELQKMAEELNSIIGQFKTS comes from the coding sequence TTGCGCCCTGGGCGCTGGATCGTAGCAGTAGAGGCTGATAAGGCTGAATTTAGTGAAGCCGCCGAGCGCATCACCCGGACCAACCAACAAAGCATTATTTCCCTCAACCTCATCAGTGCAGGCGCAGTGATTTTCACCGTTCTCGTCTGGTTTTTTATGGCAGGATCAATCGTGAAGCCCATAAACCTGGCAGTGGCCGGACTCAAGGATGTGGCTGAGGGGGAAGGCGATCTGACCAAGCGCCTCGCAAGCCACGGTAAAAATGAGTTAGGTGAACTGGCCTTTTGGTTCAATACCTTTCTTGAAAAGCTGCAAACCATTGTTACCCGTATCAGCAATAATGCACAGCATGTGGGACAGGCTGCGCTTGACCTAACGATGATCTCTGGAGGGATGGCTGATGGTGCTAATGAAACCTCGAGCTCAGCCCACAATGGCTCAGTGGCTGCCGAGGAAATGAGCGCCAATCTCAATGCCGTGGCGGCTGCCATGGAGGAGTCGACCACAAACATCTCGATGGTTGCCAACGCTTCGGAAGAGATGTCCTCCACCTTCAGTGGGCTCAACAGTATCGTTGAAAAGGCGAACTCCGTCTCTGTTGAAGCAGTTCAGCAGGCCGAGAGCGCTGGCGAAAAAATGGCCATTTTAGGAGAAGCTGCGCAGGCGATTGGTAAGGTCACTGAAACCATCACCGAAATATCCGAACAAACGAACCTCTTGGCGCTGAATGCCACCATCGAGGCAGCACGAGCTGGAGAGGCGGGTAAAGGGTTTGCGGTGGTGGCCAATGAGATCAAGGAGCTTGCAAAGCAGACTGCAGAGTCGACCCTGGATATCAAAAAACAGATTGCCAATATTCAAAGTACAACCGAGACTACCCGGGTGGGGGTTGATGCGATATCCACCGTTATCGAAAGTGTGAACGACATCGTTTCCTCAATGGCCACAGCAGTCAGCGATCAGTCAGAAGCAACCCATAACATCACAAATAATATTGGTCAGGCATCCATCGGTCTGCAGGAAGTTAATGAGAATGTAAGTCAGAGTTCCACCGTTGCCTCTCAGATTGCCTTGGATATTACCAGAGTAAACACCTCTGCAGAGTCCATATCCAACAGCTCCTCACAGGTAAAAACCAGTGCTGAAGAGCTGCAGAAAATGGCAGAAGAACTCAACTCCATCATAGGACAGTTTAAGACCTCGTAA
- a CDS encoding GTPase/DUF3482 domain-containing protein: MISTTAEFAIIGHPNEGKSSVLSTLAEDDSVRVSPIPGETVVCQSFPVRIDGREIIRFIDTPGFQNPRQALAWFQQYDGPEEEMLSAFIRAHEEDPDFHDDCELFRPLIAGAGVIFVVDGSRPLRKVDRAEMEILRLSGAPRMAVINSKEDDSDYLVKWQSEFRKNFNAVRVFNSCRANYRQRIELLESLKSIDQELEPILRQVVEAFQEDWEVRSQQTATLLTDCLQDILSYRRTVACKPEDEEKKRRELHSDYTAYVSGREREAQQDIRGLFKHNIFNLELPPQSILEADLFSDRTWKFLGLTDRQVIIAGALGGAALGVGIDAATIGTSFGLFSAIGGLIGAGATALKGKDILAGTRVLGMKMGGELLQVGPVNNIQLLYILLDRGLLFYSHVINWAHGRRDYGETRGVTLDSVGGKTGFTSHWSREERAVCDRFFRAISKGSEAEIEESSMALQDLLRNQFIDIAEERVGSQRQAQIGDGLNP, translated from the coding sequence ATGATATCGACCACCGCTGAATTTGCCATTATCGGCCATCCCAATGAGGGGAAATCCTCGGTCCTTTCCACCCTGGCCGAGGATGATTCCGTTCGGGTGAGCCCCATCCCTGGGGAGACCGTTGTCTGTCAGTCCTTTCCTGTACGGATCGATGGACGTGAAATTATACGCTTTATCGATACTCCCGGTTTTCAGAATCCCCGTCAGGCTCTGGCCTGGTTCCAACAATACGATGGACCCGAGGAAGAGATGCTGTCTGCCTTTATCCGGGCCCATGAAGAAGATCCCGACTTTCACGATGATTGTGAACTCTTCCGTCCGCTGATTGCTGGAGCCGGGGTTATTTTTGTGGTTGACGGTTCCCGGCCCTTACGCAAGGTTGATCGGGCGGAGATGGAGATACTTCGTCTCAGTGGAGCGCCGCGCATGGCCGTGATTAACTCCAAGGAAGACGATTCCGACTATCTTGTCAAATGGCAGAGCGAGTTTCGTAAAAATTTCAATGCAGTACGGGTTTTTAATTCCTGTCGTGCCAACTATCGCCAGCGGATTGAACTGCTTGAAAGTCTGAAATCCATCGACCAGGAGCTCGAGCCAATCCTGCGGCAGGTCGTTGAAGCCTTTCAGGAGGACTGGGAAGTTCGAAGCCAGCAAACCGCAACGCTGTTAACCGACTGTTTGCAGGACATCCTCAGTTATCGCCGGACGGTTGCCTGCAAACCCGAGGATGAAGAAAAAAAACGCCGGGAGTTGCACAGTGACTACACCGCTTATGTTAGCGGGCGTGAACGGGAGGCGCAGCAGGATATACGTGGACTCTTTAAACATAATATTTTTAACCTGGAGCTGCCGCCGCAGTCGATCCTGGAGGCAGATCTCTTTAGTGATCGTACCTGGAAATTTCTTGGGCTTACCGATCGACAGGTGATTATTGCCGGAGCCCTTGGCGGGGCCGCTCTGGGCGTAGGCATTGACGCGGCCACCATTGGTACCTCTTTTGGGCTTTTTTCAGCTATAGGTGGTTTGATCGGTGCCGGAGCTACGGCCTTAAAGGGGAAAGACATCTTGGCGGGAACCCGAGTGCTTGGAATGAAAATGGGGGGAGAACTACTCCAGGTGGGGCCAGTCAACAATATACAGTTACTCTACATTCTTCTTGATCGTGGTCTGCTGTTTTACTCCCATGTTATCAACTGGGCACACGGACGTCGCGATTATGGGGAGACAAGAGGAGTAACACTGGATTCGGTTGGCGGTAAAACAGGATTCACCAGCCACTGGAGCCGTGAAGAACGGGCGGTTTGCGATCGTTTTTTTCGTGCTATTTCAAAAGGCAGTGAAGCTGAAATCGAAGAGAGTTCGATGGCTCTTCAAGATCTATTGCGCAATCAGTTTATTGACATCGCCGAAGAGCGAGTGGGGAGTCAAAGACAGGCCCAGATCGGTGATGGTCTTAATCCGTAA
- a CDS encoding DUF2868 domain-containing protein — protein MSRLWNIADLLDLHFFSRLDDEVQRTQGDAGLAKRDRVIYLTKIEPQIRNQGKVAPRMLIRLWLTTRRQQFQSKKESEDQPLPGNLWQELVVLGRGLILLLGVLMGGATAGALLLYTGTTPLNISLYLGILVVSQLIMVFLQGCLLLYRSWRRLPLESTSLYVILGRAMLRLLERVRGRLYRRLSGKQRLDLSALVGSIQQRRELGVLLVWPAFILVQLGAIGFNLGALLATLSKVTFSDMAFAWQSSLQLSPELVAQIVHLIALPWSWLFPQAVPTLAEIQGSQMVLKEGITHLASTDLVSWWPFLCWSVVLYGLLPRCVLLAIGCLQQRQALEALNFGSLNFRPLLRRMTAPKVDTSGVHKKQPVSPASKPVPEPEVVTPKIPSPPDTGALSKEELSPNPVPELREEEPEAEPEETEVFESEELVFKGAVHSEPEPLVPAEEQGLILIPDELFEECPQADLLTQLKHTYPNLCMQLQCYDETDSVAALHLEPNTLDELFLLLEAWQPPLKETESFLRGLRINLGRDFPITILLIGKPTPATMLTSVDGNQLGIWQMKMQALGDGNLAVQPLILP, from the coding sequence GTGAGTCGTCTTTGGAATATCGCTGATCTGCTCGACCTGCACTTTTTTTCTCGCCTTGATGATGAGGTGCAACGTACCCAGGGGGATGCCGGGCTTGCCAAGCGTGACCGGGTGATCTATCTGACCAAAATCGAACCACAGATTCGAAATCAAGGGAAGGTTGCGCCCCGGATGCTCATCCGCTTGTGGTTGACGACTCGACGGCAGCAGTTTCAAAGTAAAAAAGAGAGCGAAGACCAGCCCTTACCAGGGAATCTCTGGCAGGAACTCGTGGTTCTGGGCCGGGGACTGATCCTGTTGCTGGGAGTGTTGATGGGAGGGGCGACAGCAGGGGCGCTGCTGCTCTATACCGGAACAACGCCGCTGAATATTTCTCTCTATTTGGGAATTCTGGTTGTCTCCCAGCTTATCATGGTGTTTCTGCAGGGCTGTTTGCTTCTGTACCGTTCTTGGCGTCGTCTTCCTCTGGAGTCAACGAGTCTGTATGTTATCCTAGGACGGGCCATGTTGCGGCTGCTGGAGCGTGTACGTGGCCGATTGTATAGAAGGTTGAGCGGTAAGCAGCGCTTGGATCTTTCTGCGCTTGTCGGATCAATTCAACAACGACGAGAGTTAGGGGTACTGCTTGTCTGGCCGGCCTTTATTCTGGTGCAGCTCGGAGCCATTGGTTTTAATCTGGGGGCGCTTCTGGCAACCCTGTCCAAAGTGACTTTTTCGGACATGGCTTTTGCCTGGCAATCAAGCCTGCAGCTCTCTCCAGAGCTTGTTGCCCAAATTGTGCACCTGATAGCTCTGCCCTGGTCCTGGCTTTTTCCCCAGGCGGTGCCTACCTTGGCAGAAATTCAGGGGAGCCAGATGGTTCTTAAAGAGGGGATCACGCATCTGGCCTCGACGGATCTGGTTTCCTGGTGGCCTTTCCTTTGTTGGAGTGTGGTCCTTTATGGGCTGCTTCCCCGCTGCGTTCTTTTGGCCATTGGCTGTTTGCAACAGCGACAAGCTCTGGAGGCGCTGAATTTTGGCTCGCTAAACTTCCGCCCTTTACTGCGTCGCATGACAGCACCCAAGGTGGATACAAGCGGTGTGCATAAAAAACAGCCAGTATCCCCAGCATCGAAACCTGTACCCGAACCAGAGGTGGTCACCCCTAAGATACCAAGTCCGCCCGATACCGGAGCACTGTCCAAGGAGGAACTCTCGCCTAATCCGGTTCCTGAGCTGAGGGAAGAGGAGCCTGAGGCTGAGCCTGAAGAGACGGAAGTGTTTGAATCGGAAGAGCTTGTATTCAAGGGAGCCGTACATTCCGAGCCGGAGCCTCTTGTCCCAGCCGAGGAACAGGGGCTGATTCTCATCCCCGATGAACTTTTTGAAGAGTGCCCGCAAGCCGATTTGCTCACCCAGCTGAAGCACACCTACCCCAACCTGTGTATGCAGCTGCAGTGCTATGATGAGACCGACTCGGTGGCAGCTTTGCACCTTGAGCCCAACACGCTGGATGAACTCTTTTTGCTCCTTGAGGCCTGGCAGCCCCCCTTGAAGGAGACAGAATCGTTTCTGCGCGGGCTCCGCATAAATCTGGGGCGGGATTTCCCCATAACTATTCTTCTTATTGGTAAGCCTACTCCTGCAACCATGCTCACCTCTGTGGATGGTAATCAGCTTGGCATCTGGCAGATGAAGATGCAGGCACTTGGAGATGGAAACCTTGCTGTTCAACCCCTGATACTGCCATGA
- a CDS encoding AzlC family ABC transporter permease: MNQDKVKQRHRLPSSASTFRQGLTASWPICLGYFPIGLALGVLAQQAGLPWWAMAMMSILVFAGSAQFICVAMLASGASFPAIVFTTFMVNLRHALMSSALAVHLPGVNRCFLAFFAYGITDESFALNMVRFNKENWSRWSALTANQFPNLIWICATTSGILLGQFIPQGAFGIDYALNAMFLSLLMYQLKSWITVLTSLIAMLVAVLWYLCIPGDSYIVAAAITAATCGYLLKRYKERQV; encoded by the coding sequence TTGAATCAGGACAAGGTAAAGCAGCGACACAGGCTCCCATCATCGGCCAGCACATTTCGACAAGGGCTGACCGCCAGCTGGCCGATCTGCCTGGGATATTTTCCCATCGGCCTGGCACTTGGAGTACTTGCACAGCAGGCGGGGCTTCCCTGGTGGGCCATGGCGATGATGTCGATATTGGTCTTTGCCGGTTCGGCTCAATTTATCTGCGTGGCCATGCTGGCAAGCGGCGCTTCCTTTCCTGCCATCGTTTTCACCACCTTCATGGTTAACCTGCGCCACGCCCTGATGAGCTCAGCCCTGGCAGTGCACCTTCCAGGAGTTAACCGTTGCTTCCTTGCATTCTTTGCCTACGGCATCACCGATGAGAGCTTTGCCCTCAATATGGTCCGGTTTAACAAGGAAAACTGGAGCCGTTGGAGCGCACTAACTGCCAATCAATTCCCCAACCTCATCTGGATTTGCGCCACCACCTCAGGTATACTTTTGGGTCAGTTCATTCCCCAAGGTGCCTTTGGTATTGATTATGCCCTCAATGCCATGTTTCTTTCTTTACTTATGTATCAACTCAAAAGCTGGATCACGGTGTTGACGTCTCTTATTGCCATGCTGGTGGCCGTTCTCTGGTATCTCTGTATTCCTGGGGATTCCTATATTGTCGCTGCCGCAATCACTGCAGCTACCTGTGGGTATCTGCTCAAACGGTACAAGGAGAGGCAGGTATGA
- a CDS encoding AzlD domain-containing protein: protein MSWQDALLLFAAMGLVTYIPRCLPLIYLAHRRLPKPLVDWLSLIPAAILSALIAPSLFVDTVTRHLEIGKPELWVALPTLYFAWKTKNLAATVVLGMLLYWLAGIF, encoded by the coding sequence ATGAGCTGGCAGGATGCCCTCCTGCTCTTTGCTGCCATGGGCCTAGTCACCTATATCCCCCGGTGCCTGCCCCTCATCTATCTGGCTCACCGCCGACTGCCCAAACCACTGGTCGACTGGTTGAGTCTGATCCCGGCGGCCATTCTCAGCGCCCTCATTGCCCCAAGCCTGTTCGTTGATACCGTAACCCGCCACCTCGAGATAGGAAAACCTGAGTTATGGGTCGCCCTCCCGACCCTCTATTTTGCCTGGAAAACAAAAAACCTGGCGGCAACTGTAGTCCTTGGGATGTTGCTCTATTGGCTGGCAGGCATTTTCTAA
- a CDS encoding adenylate/guanylate cyclase domain-containing protein → MTEQGASILVVEDSPINQRQLQALLSKQGYRVSVANHGKEALDLLALELPDLLLLDVVMPELDGLALCRILKEDPVTREVPVIFISSLDNTADKLSGFSAGGVDYITKPFHPSEVLARISTHLKIRQLQKQLAENNRQLALEKQKSESLLLNVLPARVAEELMERGCCTPQYFSEVTVGFVDIVQFTATAASLDPSFVISELNELFTAFDRIVEAHQCERMKTIGDAYLFAAGIPEPRADHSRAAALVAMEMIAYLEARNQCSDQAWEIRIGLHAGPVVGGIVGTKKYIYDIFGDTVNIAARLESLSQPMRINVSHAFCQGLKDEFIFSRPRTVEMKGKGTQSTCFLEGPVGAVE, encoded by the coding sequence GTGACCGAGCAAGGCGCCTCCATACTTGTTGTCGAGGACTCGCCGATAAACCAGCGGCAACTGCAGGCGCTTTTGAGCAAGCAGGGGTATCGGGTCTCCGTGGCTAATCATGGTAAGGAGGCGCTTGATCTCCTTGCCCTGGAGCTGCCGGATCTTTTGTTGCTTGACGTGGTTATGCCGGAGCTTGACGGACTTGCACTGTGCCGGATCCTGAAAGAGGATCCGGTAACACGTGAAGTTCCAGTAATTTTTATTTCTTCTCTGGATAACACCGCCGATAAACTCAGCGGTTTCAGTGCCGGTGGGGTGGATTATATCACCAAGCCCTTTCATCCATCAGAGGTGCTGGCCCGGATTTCAACCCACCTGAAAATCAGACAACTGCAAAAACAGCTGGCAGAGAATAATCGGCAACTGGCCCTGGAGAAGCAGAAGTCAGAGTCGCTGCTTTTAAATGTCCTGCCTGCCCGTGTGGCTGAGGAACTAATGGAGCGGGGATGTTGTACGCCTCAGTATTTTTCCGAGGTCACGGTCGGCTTTGTTGATATTGTCCAGTTCACCGCCACAGCTGCAAGCCTGGATCCTTCTTTTGTTATCAGCGAACTCAACGAATTGTTCACTGCTTTTGATCGCATTGTCGAGGCGCATCAATGTGAACGGATGAAGACCATTGGAGATGCCTACCTTTTTGCCGCCGGAATTCCCGAACCACGGGCCGATCACTCCCGGGCGGCTGCTCTGGTGGCCATGGAAATGATCGCCTATCTGGAAGCACGAAATCAATGCAGTGACCAGGCGTGGGAAATTCGTATCGGTCTGCACGCAGGCCCTGTGGTGGGGGGCATTGTGGGAACCAAAAAGTATATTTATGATATCTTCGGTGATACGGTCAACATAGCAGCCCGACTTGAATCGCTTTCCCAGCCAATGCGTATCAATGTTTCCCATGCTTTCTGTCAGGGGTTGAAAGACGAGTTTATTTTCTCCCGCCCTCGCACAGTGGAAATGAAGGGAAAGGGGACGCAGTCCACCTGTTTTCTTGAAGGACCTGTGGGAGCGGTTGAATAA
- the aroC gene encoding chorismate synthase yields MSSTLGTLYKVSTFGESHCKGVGAIVDGCPPGMELVEADIQKQLSRRRPGQSDLSTPRQEADQVTIYSGTEFGKTLGTPIMLLVNNKDQRPQDYGEMSKIPRPSHADFTYQMKYGTRASSGGGRSSARETIGRVAAGAIAEKWLYETFGTEIVAWVSAVGDIEAPEMDLATISREQVDAQIIRCPDAATAAKMEQRVKEVLEAKDSIGGILTCVCRNVPVGLGEPVFDKLEARLAQAMLSLPATKGFDIGSGFAGTRMRGSQHNDPFVQKGNRLGTLTNNSGGVQGGISNGEPIVFRIGFKPVATIGQEQATVDFDGENVTLAAKGRHDPCVVPRAVPIVEAMASLVLIDMALQQRARRPLSR; encoded by the coding sequence ATGTCCAGCACCCTTGGTACCCTTTATAAAGTCAGCACCTTCGGCGAATCCCATTGCAAGGGAGTCGGCGCCATTGTCGATGGCTGCCCTCCCGGTATGGAACTGGTGGAGGCGGATATTCAGAAGCAGCTCTCCCGGCGTCGTCCCGGTCAGAGCGACCTGTCCACTCCTCGCCAGGAAGCCGACCAGGTGACCATTTATTCTGGAACCGAGTTTGGGAAAACCCTGGGAACCCCAATTATGTTGCTGGTCAACAATAAGGATCAACGGCCACAGGACTATGGGGAGATGAGCAAAATACCCCGACCCTCGCATGCTGATTTTACCTATCAGATGAAGTACGGTACCCGTGCTTCAAGCGGGGGCGGACGATCCAGTGCACGCGAGACAATCGGCCGGGTGGCTGCTGGCGCCATTGCCGAGAAGTGGCTCTATGAGACCTTTGGCACGGAGATCGTTGCCTGGGTCAGTGCCGTGGGGGATATTGAGGCTCCGGAAATGGACCTGGCCACCATCAGCCGTGAGCAGGTGGATGCTCAGATTATCCGTTGTCCCGATGCGGCCACTGCCGCCAAGATGGAGCAGCGCGTCAAAGAGGTGCTGGAGGCAAAGGACTCCATCGGCGGCATCCTCACCTGTGTCTGCCGTAATGTCCCTGTCGGTCTGGGAGAGCCGGTGTTTGATAAGCTTGAGGCCCGCCTGGCGCAGGCCATGCTCTCTTTACCTGCAACCAAAGGGTTTGATATCGGTTCTGGATTTGCCGGTACCAGGATGCGCGGCAGTCAGCACAACGACCCTTTTGTCCAGAAGGGCAACCGGCTGGGAACGCTCACTAACAACAGCGGAGGTGTCCAGGGCGGCATCAGTAACGGGGAGCCCATTGTCTTTCGCATCGGGTTTAAACCGGTGGCCACTATCGGCCAGGAGCAGGCAACGGTGGATTTTGATGGTGAAAATGTTACCCTGGCAGCCAAAGGGCGGCACGATCCCTGCGTGGTCCCCCGGGCAGTGCCCATTGTCGAGGCCATGGCGTCTCTGGTGCTGATCGATATGGCCCTGCAGCAGCGCGCACGGCGTCCCCTTTCCCGCTAA
- a CDS encoding NAD-dependent epimerase/dehydratase family protein, whose amino-acid sequence MHFYTERQQQLVQQPATWLITGVAGFIGSNLLETLLSLGQRVVGLDNFSTGYQHNLDEVERRVGQEAWAGFCFMEGDIRVPADCQRACKGVDYVLHQAALGSVPRSIEDPQTTNANNIDGFLNILVAARDAEVRRMVYAASSSTYGDHPDLPKVEENIGNPLSPYAVTKLVNELYASVFARTYNFKTIGLRYFNIFGQRQDPDGAYAAVIPKWFASLLKNEPVYINGDGETSRDFCFIENCVQANIMAATASDEAANNVYNVAFGERTTLNTLYELIQERVAVQCPQAAEAKPVYRDFRAGDVRHSLANIAKAGKLIGYHPAFSVRDGLDKAANWYIESIL is encoded by the coding sequence ATGCATTTCTATACCGAGCGGCAGCAGCAGCTTGTCCAACAGCCAGCAACCTGGCTGATAACCGGGGTCGCCGGTTTTATTGGTTCGAATTTACTCGAAACTTTACTTTCTCTTGGTCAGAGAGTGGTGGGGCTTGACAACTTTTCGACCGGTTATCAGCATAATCTCGATGAGGTGGAACGCCGCGTTGGTCAGGAAGCCTGGGCAGGTTTTTGCTTTATGGAAGGGGATATTCGTGTTCCTGCAGACTGCCAGAGGGCCTGTAAAGGCGTGGATTACGTTCTTCATCAGGCTGCGCTCGGCTCGGTCCCACGCTCCATAGAAGACCCTCAAACCACCAACGCCAATAATATTGACGGTTTTCTCAATATACTGGTCGCTGCCCGGGATGCGGAAGTGCGGCGTATGGTCTATGCTGCTTCCAGTTCGACCTATGGCGATCATCCGGATCTGCCCAAGGTCGAGGAGAATATCGGTAACCCGCTCTCTCCCTACGCGGTGACCAAACTGGTCAATGAACTCTATGCCAGTGTTTTTGCCCGCACCTATAATTTTAAAACCATCGGTCTGCGTTATTTCAATATTTTTGGTCAGCGCCAGGATCCTGATGGTGCCTATGCTGCGGTTATCCCCAAATGGTTTGCCAGCTTGCTAAAAAATGAGCCCGTTTACATTAATGGGGACGGAGAGACCAGCCGAGATTTTTGCTTTATAGAAAATTGTGTCCAGGCAAACATTATGGCCGCCACTGCCAGTGACGAAGCGGCCAACAATGTCTACAATGTGGCTTTTGGGGAACGGACCACACTCAACACCCTCTACGAGCTGATTCAAGAGCGGGTGGCGGTACAGTGTCCACAAGCGGCAGAGGCCAAGCCGGTGTATCGTGATTTTCGTGCTGGAGATGTGCGTCATTCTTTGGCGAACATCGCTAAAGCTGGCAAGCTTATCGGCTATCACCCTGCTTTTTCTGTCCGTGACGGGCTTGATAAAGCGGCTAATTGGTATATCGAAAGTATTCTATAA
- the dinB gene encoding DNA polymerase IV: MPPLRKIIHIDMDAFFASVEQLDTPALRGRPVIVGGSPQSRGVVAACSYEARAFGIHSAMPCVRAYQLCPQAIFIRPRMDRYREISEKIMALFHRYTALVEQLSVDEAFLDVTENFLGQPSATRIAQAIRADIKATLHLSASAGVSYNKFLAKIASGHNKPDGMTVIPPDQARDFIAALPIGKFYGVGKVTEKKMQAHGIRTGADLIRFPLSQLQYIFGKSGHYFYDIVRGNDLRPVQPVRKRKSIGTETTLSEDIDRYSEITALLSGLITKLAQILADKEIGGRTLTLKVRYSDFTTISRSATTPQGFFSASDILPQIPRLLATTEAGQRKIRLLGITVSNLYDKQDASRLRQRQLPLPFPPIAIV, from the coding sequence ATGCCACCTCTTCGTAAAATCATTCATATCGACATGGATGCATTTTTTGCCTCGGTCGAACAACTCGATACCCCTGCCCTACGTGGACGTCCGGTTATTGTTGGGGGGAGCCCCCAGAGTCGTGGTGTAGTTGCGGCCTGCTCCTATGAGGCCAGAGCTTTTGGTATCCATTCAGCCATGCCTTGCGTTCGGGCCTACCAGCTCTGTCCTCAAGCGATCTTCATCCGTCCACGCATGGATCGTTACCGGGAAATTTCCGAAAAAATCATGGCCCTTTTTCATCGCTACACCGCGCTGGTAGAACAACTTTCAGTGGATGAGGCCTTTTTAGATGTTACCGAAAATTTCCTGGGCCAGCCGTCGGCTACCCGCATTGCCCAGGCTATCCGTGCTGACATAAAAGCCACCTTGCACCTGAGCGCCTCAGCGGGTGTTTCCTACAACAAATTCCTCGCTAAAATAGCCTCGGGTCATAACAAACCCGATGGTATGACCGTGATTCCTCCAGACCAAGCGCGTGACTTCATTGCAGCCCTGCCCATTGGCAAGTTTTACGGAGTAGGGAAAGTCACAGAGAAAAAAATGCAAGCCCATGGGATTCGTACTGGAGCAGATCTAATCCGATTCCCCTTAAGTCAGCTGCAGTATATTTTCGGTAAATCAGGGCATTATTTTTATGACATTGTACGAGGCAACGATCTCCGTCCGGTTCAACCGGTACGAAAGCGTAAATCCATTGGTACAGAAACGACGTTGTCTGAGGACATTGACAGGTATTCTGAAATCACAGCCCTGCTCTCTGGTCTGATAACCAAGCTAGCTCAAATCCTAGCCGATAAAGAGATCGGGGGACGCACCCTGACGCTGAAAGTACGCTACTCGGATTTCACAACGATCAGTCGTTCGGCCACTACTCCCCAGGGATTTTTTAGCGCAAGCGACATCCTCCCCCAGATTCCCCGACTCCTGGCAACCACCGAAGCGGGACAACGAAAAATCCGCCTACTGGGCATCACCGTATCGAATCTCTACGACAAACAAGATGCCAGTCGTCTACGACAACGACAGCTACCTTTACCATTTCCCCCTATCGCCATAGTCTGA